CGCAATAGAGTCGATGGCGGCTAGTTGGGCTGCGGTGTCTGCCATTGCCCGGCTCAACGGGCTGTCAGCGGCGGGAACATGGTAGACGTGTAACTGCCCATCGAGATGATCCCATTCGGTTGATGGTGTGCCAAAGAAACGCTGCATGAAAACCTCACACTGGAAACTGGAATACGGAGTAGTACAACCGTCAAAGGCCTATCGTGATGCCGCCATCGAAGAATGCGGCCCTGTGGGTAACCTGCGCTCGAAGGGGTAGCCGCAGTTAGCGTGACCGTTGATTGTGGTTGCGGGGTTGTTGCTGGCCGCCAGGTGTCAACACTGCATCCTGGGTAAGCCTGCGGTGATTGACTGGTAGCGACAGCTGATGAGTATTACTGCTCCAATATGCTATCTGGCATGGCACCGAAGTGTTGCTATCGGCTGTATTTGGCGCAAGTTAGCCGGTGAATTTTTTGGCTGCTAGCAGCGCCTTAAGAAGGAAACGAGGGGGTGCGTTGTTCACACATCTTCTTCGATCGTGGATTTTTCGGTCGGTGGTCTGCTGGCTGTTCCGCGTGGTGTGGGCCGAGTATTTTCTGATCATCACAGGCGAATGGTCGCTGTTGATCACATGGCACCATGCGGCAGGCCTGTGGCCGCCCTTGAAACAGGGCAACCACAGGCCTGCCGGTTGCAGATCTTACCCGCGAGTTAGATCAAAGTATTGGGGCTATTTTGCTGCTTGTGCAGCGGCAACCAGCGCCCGAAGCTGGGCTGTGAGTGTTTGGCGCTGGCTGTCGCGTGGCGCAGGCTTATGGTCGGCGAAATCATCAGCGAAGGTGAGCAGCACATCTTCGCCGGTGTGCGCCATCCCGACCCGGTTGACCACATCATGCCAGTGCTTCAGTGCGGTGGAAGCACCGGTGGAACCGAAGCCAACAAAACTTACTGGCTTTTCCTGCCATTCCACATAGATGGAATCGAAAGCATTTTTCATGGTGCCCGGGATCGACGCATTATATTCCGGGGAGATAAAAACGAATCCGTCAAATGCTTTGACGGTTTCCGCCCAGCGGGCAACCTGCGGATCAGGATATTGGCCGTCGCGTGCCTTCGGTGGCAGTTCATCAGTCAGCGGTGGCACCGGGTGGTCTTGCAGATCCACAATGGCGAAAGTAGCCGACAGTGAATCCGTATCAACAAGATCGCTTGCAACTTGGTGTACCCATTGGCCAATTGCCGGGGAGGTGCGCTTATCGCGGATGGATCCCACGAAAATACCAATATGTGGTGTTGTAGTCATAGCGCCACTGTAACGGAGACTTGCGCAATCTTCTCTATCTAGGGGTGCCGGGTAGCTATACTGGTCACGGTGTCCGCAGCGTGCTGGCACTGATTAAAGCAGGTGGTCGGGGTTGCGGTACCGACAGCACGAATAGAACTGATTGGTGGAATACACACTATGAGCAAAGTACTCATCACTGGTGGCTGTGGGTTTATCGGCTCGACGATTGGTTCGGCGTTAACCGACGCGGGTCATTCGGTGGTGGTGCTCGACAATTTCTCTACCGGGCGGAAAGAATTTGCCTTGGATCGTCCCTGCTATGAGGGGGACATTGCGGATCCTGTGATACTTGATCAAATCTGTGCAGATCATCCTGATATTGATGTGGTGGTGCACTGTGCGGCTTCGATTGTGGTGCCGGAGTCCGTTGCAGATCCGATCGGTTACTACAACAACAATGTGCTTGGAACGCTGCGCCTGGTGGAACATTTGCTGCAGCATGGGATTACTCGGATGCTGTTTTCTTCATCGGCGTCGTTTTACGGCCCAGCCCCAGATGGGGAGGTTACAGAGACTTCCCCGATTGCGCCGAGTTCACCCTATGCCCGGACGAAAGCACATGTGGAAGCAATGCTTGCCGATGTCTGTCAGGGCACTGATTTCCGTCTTATTTCGCTGCGATATTTCAACCCCATCGGAGCGGATCCGCAGCTGCGAACCGGATTGGCGTTAGCCAACCCGTCGCATGCGTTGGGCATGCTGATTACCAAAGATCGGCTCGGGGAGCCGTTTACGGTGACTGGTACTGCTTGGCCGACGCGGGATGGGTCCGGGGTGCGGGATTATGTGCATGTGTGGGATTTGGCGCAAGCCCATGTCAAAGCAGTGGAACAGTTTGACACTGTCGTCACCGGCCCAGATGGTGCTGCCCGGTCGCGGGCAATCAATTTGGGGACAGGGGCTGGCACAACAGTGTTTGAACTCGTTGATGCGTATCGATCGGTGACCGGATCTGCGATTGCGGTTCAGTCCGGTCCAGCCCGGCCAGGTGATGTGGCTGGTGCTTATGCCTCAACACAGCGGGCAGCTGCGGAGCTTGGTTGGCGTGCTCAGCATTCGATTGAAGATGGTATTCGAGATACGTTGGCTTGGTTTGCGCATCGTGGCAGGGTGTTGCCGGAATTCGCCTAGTGTGGCTGGCTGCCGGCGAGGTGGTTGTTTTTCGTGGTTGCATTAGGTGTTGTTGACGGTGTTTTCCGACAACGGCTCGCTGCAGCTATTGCCTGTCAGGGTTGCTTTGCCAAGCTGATAGGGGCTGTGCTTGCTGCTTGCTAGGATTGGTGACCATGGATACACCGGCTGTGCGCGATGGGGCGCTCTTACTGTTTCGCGCCATCCTTGGGGTGGTGTTTTGCGCCCATGGTTTTGAAAAACTGTTTATTGTCGGTCCTGCTGCGACGACGCAATATTTTCAAGGGTTAGGCATTCCTCAGCCGGGTCTGATTGCTTGGTGTACTGGGGCGGTTGAACTGCTCGGTGGGGCGCTGCTGGTGATTGGGCTGCTGTCGACAGTGGTGGCCGGTTTGTTGTGTGTCATTGTGTTGGGGGCGTTATGGTTCCAACATGCTGAGCACGGGTTTTTTATTGCCAGCGGCGGGTTTGAATATGTGCTGGTGCTAGCAGCCGGGCTGATCATGATTGTGGTGTTTGGCCCTGGCCGTGTTTCCGTAGACGGATTGGTGTATTCCCGTGATCGACTGTGATGCGGTGCAGGTTGCACTGTCGGCGCGGTTGGATGGGGAACCCTACCAGCCGCATGATGATGTGCTTGACGCGCACGTCTCCGGGTGTGCGGCTTGTCGTGAATTCCTTGATCAGGCAGCTCATTTTAAACGACTGTTGGCGTTGCAACAGTGGCAGCAACACCACACTGATCAATCCCCTGCGCGGGCCGGGGAAACGCTTGGAGCCGGTGCCGGTGAGCAGGCAGCGTTTTCCCCGATCACCCCGGCCGCAATGTATCCTGCCCCGGATTTGTCGCAGGCAATTTTAGCTGGGGTGGATGAGGTTGCCCGCGCCAGAGCTTCCCGGGCCACGCTGTGGCTGGCCTTGGGGCGTATAGGGCTGCTGATCATTGGCTGTATTTGTGTGACTTGGGCGGTGCTGATCCTTGGGTCGACGGTGCACACTGTGGAGGGGATTGAGGTGGTCGATCCTGCCCGAGTTGACGCCACTACCCGCGGGCAATTAGCAGCCTCCTTGTTGGTGGATGCGGCAGCGGTGCGACTAGCGATGGCATGTGGCTGCTGGTTTACCGCCTGGCGGCCGTCGTTAGCATTCGGGGTGCTTACTGTGGTTGCCCCGTTGACCGCGTTTAGTTTTGGGTTCACTACCCGGGATGTGGTGTTAGGGTTTGCCGGTTCGCAGGATGTTGCTGGGTTGTTGCTGCTGCTGTGTACCACCATTCTGTTGGGACTAGTGGGCATGTATGCCAATAGTGGGCATGGGGTGTGGCGCCGCTGGTGGCGGGCAGCAAATGCCCAACCTGAATAAGTGCCGAGCCGGGGAAGTGGCTTGGTTTGCGCCGCTTTAGCTTTGCTTTTTTCTTGCAAAAGAAAACGCCCGTTTGGGGGTTGGTTTGTGGCGTATTGACCGTTGCCAGGAAACTGTTGCCAAGGTGAATGCTGCCTGGCGGTACTATCGAAGCTGTGTGAAAGCACGTGGCTGCTTTTGCTGCTTGCTGCCGGCACGTGGCTGGAAGCTAACAGGTTGTTTGCGGCAGGCAGGATAGGTCACATCGGCCAGGAAGATCAACAGCAAAAGATGCTGTTTCGCCCTTTTAGTGCTGGCCGGTGCTGCGGTGACACTACACAACAATGAAAGCTGGTGGCTGAGAAAAACTATGAGTGACGTGGGACGCACACCAATTGCCTGGCAGGTGTATCCGCTGGGATTTACCGGAGCCCCGGTGCGGCCAAACGGTCCGGAGGAACGTCAATGTGTTCACCGGCTTGGCCACCTGAATGAGTGGCTTGACTATGTCGTCGAGATGGGCTGCAACATGCTGATTTTGGGTCCTATCTTTAGCGCCGATACCCACGGCTATGACACCCTGGATTTCTTTGCAATCGATCCGCGCCTAGGCGATGAGCAAGATTTCGACGCGTTGGCGCAAGGCTGTTCCGAGCGCGGTATTCAGCTGGTGCTTGACGGGGTGTTTAACCATGTGGCGGCCAGTCATGAGCTGGTACAAACCGCGTTAGCACACGGGCAGAACTCGTCGGAAAGTGAGCTTTTTCGTATCGATTTTGCCGCGGATCCTCCCCGCCCGGCGGTGTTTGAAGGCCATGAATCATTGGTGAGTTTCAACCACGACAGTGCCGCGGTTGCTGATCTGGTGGTGGAGGTGATGTGCTATTGGGCGGCGAAAGGTGTGGCCGGCTGGCGCCTCGACGCGGTGTATGCCATCGATCCGGATTTTTGGCCGGGCGTGTTGGAACGGGTGCGGGATCAGTATCCGGATGTGTTCATCTTCGGGGAGATGATTCACGGTGACTATGTTGACTATGTGCAGCGTTCCACCATTGACAGTGTCACCCAATATGAACTGTGGAAAGCCTGCTGGTCGGCGTTGCGGGATGAAAACTTCTTCGAGCTGCAGTGGACGTTGCAGCGGCATAATGCGCTGCTGGAGACCTTTGTGCCCATCACCTTTGTGGGCAACCATGACACGTCCCGAATCGCCAGCCAGGTAGGTGATAGTAAAGCGGTGCTAGCGGCCACCCTGCTGTTTACGCTGCCTGGTCATCCGGTGGTGTATTACGGCGATGAACTGGGTTGGCATGCGCACAAGGAAGAAAAGCTGGGCGGCGACGATGCTGTGCGGCCAATGTTTCCGGCGAATCCGGCACAGATCGAAGAACACAACCAGTGGATGTTGTCGTTGTATCGGGAGCTTATTGCGTTGCGCCGGAATTTTCCGCAGGTCACCAACGGGCGAGTGTATGACGACGAGGTGAGCAATACCCGCCTGGTGTATCACGTGGACGATGCGCACGGGCAGCGGGTGTTCGATGTGGAACTTGATGTCACTGAGCGTCCCACCGCCCGGGTGTGGGTGGACGGTGAACAGCGTTTTTCCTGGGAAGCTGCCTGCTGATCGCGTCCACATTGGTGTTATCGACCACGTTGTTGCCCCGGTGATGGCTGTACCTGTCAGGGGGTGGGGGTGCGGCCATCACCAGGCCGGTCGTTTGTGGCAGCGTTCTTGCCGATGATTGCCCGGGGTGGGGCTCGCTGCTGCGGCGGCTAGCGCCAGGTTGGCAGGAACATCAGCACGTCGAAGAGCTCATCGGGGATGAGGATTGCGTAGAAGATCGGCACATAGACGATAAAACACCATATGACGAGGGCAAGATAGCTGGCGGCAAGGAGTTTGCCGACGGATTTACCGCGAATCTGGTAGGTGTCCCAGCTGGCGACCCGGGTGGTGACTTGGGCGAGCAGCATAATAGTAAACAGCACCATCGGTCCGGCATAGAAGAAATACATTTGCCGGTCGTAGACCATCACCCAGGGCAGAAATGATGCTGCCCAGCCCACAAGCGGGAGAACCAGTTGGGTGTCGTGGCGGCGCCACAGCAGGTAGCAGGCAATGAGCACCACAGGAACTGTCATCCACCAGATGCCGGGGGTGCCGAAGAGATAGATCATTTTACGGCAGGTGCCTTGTGCACAGTCGATATCGGTATCGGAGTAGTAGAGCACGGGGCGGGCGGCGACGAGCCAGGAAAATGGTTTCGAATCCCACGGGTGGTGATGCCCAGAGGAGCTGGTGATGGAACTGTGGAAACTTAAAACTTGCCGGTGGTAGTCAAGAAACGAGGCCACCGGTTCGGGCAGCCACCGCAGCACGCTGGTGTCGTCGATGGCGCCGGCATTGATTTGATGCCGATAGACGGTGGTTTCGCCGGCAAACCAGGCGCGAAATGACCACAGATAGACCAGGACGGGCACGATCACCAGGCTGATAAATGATTTCCAGGAATCTTTCACCAAGGTGGTGACTACTGGGCGGGGTTCCCCAGCCTGGAAGCGGAGCACCATATCGGCGGCAACAATGTAGATGCCGAAAAAGGCCATATAGTACAGCCCCGACCATTTCACGCTGAGTGCACAGCCCAGGGCGATACCGCAGGCAAACCGCCACCAGCGCCACCCAAAATTCGGTCCGAGCTGCCCGGCCGGTACCATCGGCAACCCGGTTATCGTGCCGCCGGTGCCGGTAGGGTCGGCGGCGGTGACTGGGGTGTGGAGGATGGTCTGGTAGCGGTCGGTGACCGCCTGCCGGTCGCGCAGGAGACAATAGGTGGCCACGATCACTGCGGTGACAAGGAAAATATCGAGCAGTGCAAACCGGGATTCGATGAGCAGCACCCCGTCGCAGCAGGCCAGAACACCGGTGATGATGCCGGCGAGGCGTTGCCCGGTGAGTCGGCGCACGAGCAGCATCAGCAGCGCCACCGTGATAATGCCGGCGATAGCCCCACTGATTCGCCAGCCGAATGCGGTGTAGCCGAAGAGTGCCTGCCCGATCGCCATGAGCTGTTTCGACAATGGTGGATGCACCACCAGTCCAAACCCGGGATTGAGTTCCACCCCGCCGGTGAGGAAATCCTGCGCGGAGGTCACCATATTCCAGGCCTGTGGCACATAGTGTTTCTCGTCGAAAATTGGGGTGCCATAGTCGGTGACGCGCCCTAACGCGACAAGCCGGGTAAACGACACTATCGCCAGGATCAGCACATAGGCGAGCGTTTCCCGCCGATTGGCGGTGACCGGCGGCAGGGTGCGGCGTGGTTTCGCTAACGCTGTCGCGATGCTACGGGCAAGGGGTGCCGGTGCATTATCGGGGGCGGGGGCAGTGGTGTGGCTGGTCACAAACGAACATTCTAGGGTGTGCCACACTAAAGAGTATGAACACCACCACCGATGCTGCTGTTTGCCCCGCCAATCCGATCTTCACCCCGTCGGCTCTTGCCGCGGTAGCGCTGCCCGCCACCGGGGTGGCGGTTGTGGGTACACCGCTTGGCAATAAATATGATGTCACCCTGCGACAGGCGGCAGTACTTGGCCGTGCCCAAGTCATTGCCGCGGAAGACACGCGCCGGGTGCGGTCGTTGGCCGCGGCGATCGGGGTGAGCATTACCGGGACGGTGATCTCGAATTTTGACCACAATGAAGATCAGCGTAAAGCGCAACTGTTAGCGTTGGCGCGCACAAACCTTGTTGCAGTAGTCACCGATGCCGGGATGCCGGTGGTTGCCGACCCTGGGTACACGTTGGTGGCTGCCGCCCACGATGCTGGGATTCCGGTTACAGTGATCCCCGGTCCCTCCGCGGTCACCACTGCATTAGCCGGGGCGGGTCTTCCCGCCGGGGGGTTTCGTTTCGTCGGGTTTGCACCCCGCAAACCCGCGGCCCGCACCGCCCTGTTTCAGAGTCATATCGGTGCCGGTGATGCGTTGGTGGTGTTTGAATCACCCCATCGGATCGCCGCTACCCTCGCAGTAGCCCGGGAAGTATTCGGCGACCAGCAGCCGGCGGCAGTGTGCCGGGAGCTGACGAAAACCTATGAAGAATATCGACGCGGCAGTCTCGCAGAGCTGTGCCAGTGGGCTGCCGCCGGGGTGAAAGGGGAAATCACCCTGATTATCGGCCCTGCTGCAGCAGTTGATGAGGAAGATCCGGCAAGCCTGGTGGCGCAAGCTGAGTCGCTTGTCGCGGAAGGAATGAAACTCAAAGCCGCCTGCCGACAAGTGACCGAGGGCACAACTGTGTCAAAAAATGATTTGTATGACGCTGTGCTCGCAGCCCGTAATGAAATCGTTACATAACTGTGATCGGTAGGGGAGGCGGACATGCCGCGGCTTACGGTGTTGCCTGCTGAAACTTCCCGCAGCGCACAGCCTTACACCTTCGTTACCTGACGGGGGTTCACAGGGGGTAGCGTGTCAAACCGGTTACCTGCTAGTTGCACTTAGCCATCATTGTTGCCACGTTGGAACTATGGCAGATTCTCAACAACCGCAAGATCCACAGTCGCCGCCGGGACAGTATCCCCCGGCGGCTTCCACTGATCCGACCGATACGCTGCACACCGCTGCAGCAGCAACCCCGGCAGGAACAACCACCGCCGAGGCGGAAAACGGTGACAGCGAGACGGTACACGTTTTCGCCGATCCGGAAGTCACCGCCACTGAGGCGCTGGCCACCATGCTGGCCAACCCCAATGCGGTCGCCGCATCCTCGGGGGCGGAAGAAGAACCTATTGAACTGGCTGGTGAACAATCCAACCTGCCGATCGCTTGGGCAGTGGTCGGACCGGCCATGGCAGTCGTCGTAGCGATTGTCGCCTGGGGACTGTTTGCCCCCACGAATTTCTCCGATTTCGCCTCCGGCGCACTCACCGGCGTCATCGATAACTTAGGCTGGGCATTCACCCTGTTTGGCACCGTATTTGTGGTGTTCATGTTGGCGGTGGCTTTCTCCCGCTTCGGCTCCATCAAACTGGGCCGCGACGATGAAGCCCCCGAATTTAGTAACGTGTCCTGGTTTGCGATGATGTTTGCCGCCGGTATGGGCATCGGTTTGATGTTCTACGGCACCTCCGAGCCGCTGTCGCACTATCGTGCCGGAGTACCAGGTATTGGTGAACAATCCGTTGGCGGCGCCATGGCAACCACCCTATTTCACTGGACACTGCATCCTTGGTGCATGTATGCCCTCGTGGGGCTGGCGATTGCCTACTCCACCTTCCGCATGGGACGCAAACAGCTCCTGTCGAGCTGTTTCGTGCCGCTGATCGGGGAGCGTCGCGCAAACGGTCTCGTTGGGGCGATTATCGACATTTTGGCGATTGTTGCCACCATGTTCGGCACCGCCTGCTCGCTCGGCATTGGCGCCACCCAGATTCGCGCCGGGTTGGCGAAAGTCGGGCTCATTGAAATCCAGCAAGACAGCTTCACCCCTGGTCTTTCCAACCCGAATAATGTGTGGCTGCTGGTCATCATTGCGGTGCTCACCATCTGCTTTGTGATCTCTGCAGTCACCGGTGTGTCCAAGGGTATTCAATACATCTCAAACGCCAATATGGTGTTGGCAACCCTGCTTGCGGTGTTTGTCTTCGTCCTTGGCCCAAGCGTCTATATTCTCAACATGATCCCCACGTCGCTGGGGAACTATCTTGCCTCCTTCTTCGAAATGACTGCCCGCACCGCGGACTCTGCTAACGGGGAAGCCGGACCATGGCTCAGCGGTTGGACAATCTTCTACTGGGCGTGGTGGATCTCCTGGTCACCATTTGTGGGCATGTTCTTAGCGCGCATCTCCCGGGGACGAACCATCCGCGAATTCATTGTGGCTATTGTCATCGTGCCGTCAGCGGTTTCGGTGGTATGGTTTTCCATCTTCGGTGGCACTGCGATCTTCCTTGAGTCCCACGGCGGCTCCATCTACGGTGATGGCGACGCGAAACGTCAACTCTTTGATCTGCTCTACACCCTGCCTGGTGGCACGATTGCTGCGTTTGTGGCAATGATTTTGCTCGCCACGTTCTTTATCACCTCAGCCGATTCGGCTTCGACAGTGATGGGTTCTATGAGCCAAAACGGGGCACTTACCGCCAACCGGTTCATCACCGCCCTGTGGGGTATCGGGGCTGCCGCAATCGGAATTGTGCTGCTGTTTACCGGTGGCGCTGACACGTTATCGAATCTGCAAAACGTCACCATTATCGCCGCCAGCCCATTCCTCTTCCTGCTGGTAGTGCTTATCGTGGCTGTTGTGAAGGATCTCTCTAATGATCCGCTCTACTTAGATCACAAGGCACAGCAGCGCTTTGCGATGAAACTCGCCCGGGAGGCACGCATCCACCAAGAACACCTGGCGCGGCAGCAGCAGCTCGCCCAGCTTCGCCGTGGACTGAAGAAGCTTCGCCACCCCGGTGAGCTTCGCCTGCACGGGCCGCTGCGGCAGGATCATCCAGAGCATCACAGCTAATCCCAGCGGCAGCAAGGAATATCCTTCCTGTATTGGAAGCGCACGCTTGCTGCACTGCGAGTAATACTGCACCCGCGGTGCGCAAGCACAAGCACAACGCGGCTTTTCGCCTCACCTCGCTTCAGCGATGAGCTTTGCTCCCCTTGCTACAGCAGCGAAACACTGCGCCGCCGTCGTCTAAACCACAAGGTGAAGACGACGGCGGCGCAGTGTTGTGGATAGCGGACGGGCAGTCGATCCACACCAGAACCCAACAACCCTGCGTGCAAACCGTCAATAGAGTTCACTGGCCACGTTGCTGCGGCTACCGGTTTTGCCCCGGTACCATTGCGCGCCGCCAGTGCTGCGATGCCAGGATTGCCCTCATGGCAGGGTTGCCGCACCGCCCACCGATCAGCGCACGCGGCAAGCCCCCGCAGGGGCTGGCGAATCCGGGGCGCCCAGAATAACTCTGCCGTTTACAAGTGACCTGCGGGAATAGTCGGTGCGGTGGTGTAAATTCCAGGCAACACGGTGACCCATTGGGGCCGCATGTCGAAACAACAGCCGGTATTAATTATGCTGGAAGCCATGTCTAACCCTGTGCTTACCGCTGTTGCCTGGCCATACGCTAATGGACCCCGTCATATCGGCCACGTTGCCGGATTTGGGGTGCCATCTGATGTGTTCGCACGGTTCCGGCGAATGTGCGGTGAACAGGTGTTGATGATCTCCGGGACCGATGAGCACGGCACCCCGCTGCTGGTGCAGGCAGAGAAAGAAGGCGTAGCGGTACAAACCCTGGCTGACCGCTACAATCGGCAGATCGTCGAAGACTTAGCAGGGCTGGGACTGTCCTATGACCTGTTTACTCGCACCACCACCCGGAATCATTACGCGGTAGTACAAGAGCTGTTTCGCGGACTGTACGAAAACGGGTACATGAAAAAAGAAACCACGATGGGGGCGATCTCCCCGTCGTCGGGACGAACCTTACCTGATCGCTATATTGAAGGAACCTGCCCGATTTGTGGGGCTGACGGTGCCCGCGGCGACCAGTGCGACAATTGCGGCAATCAGCTTGACCCGGCTGACTTGATTGATCCGGTGTCGAAAATCAATGGGGAAACCCCGGAATTCCGCCGCACCGAACATTTCCTGCTCGACCTTCCAGCCCTTGCTGATGAACTGAAATCTTGGCTAGAAACCCGCCAAGACTGGCGTCCCAATGTGTTGAAGTTTTCCCTCAACCTGCTTGCTGATCTGCGGCCACGGGCGATGACTCGCGATATTGACTGGGGTGTCCCGGTGCCGATCGACGGCTGGCAGGACAATGAGGCAAAGAAACTCTATGTCTGGTTTGATGCGGTGGTCGGCTATTTGTCGGCGTCGATGGAATGGGCGTGGCGCTCCGGAAATCCGGATGCGTGGAAAGATTTTTGGACGAACCCGGATGCGTTGTCGTTCTACTTTATGGGCAAAGACAACATCACCTTCCACTCCCAGATTTGGCCGGCCGAACTACTCGGATATCAGGGCAAGGGTGCCCATGGCGGTGCTGCTGGTGAATTCGGTGAACTTCAGCTGCCAACCGAAGTGGTGTCGAGTGAATATCTGACGATGTCCGGATCGAAGTTTTCCTCATCCAAAGGCATTGTGATCTATGTCAAGGATTTCTTGGCCGAATTTGGTCCTGATCCGCTGCGCTACTTTATCTCGGTGGCCGGACCGGAAAACACCGACACGGACTTCACCTGGGAAGAGTTCGTTCGCCGGGTGAACAATGAGCTGGCCAACGGCTGGGGCAACCTAGTCAATCGCACCGTGTCGATGGCACACAAAAACTTTCAGCAGGTACCAACACCAGGAACGTTCACCGAAAGTGATCGTCGTCTTCTGCAGCTTGCCGAAGACGCCTACCGCATCGTTGGCGACAATTTGCGAGCCAGCAAGTTCAAAGCCGGAATCACCCACGCGATGCATGTGGTGGGAGAGGCGAACGCCTATATCGCTGAGCAGGAACCGTGGAAGTTGGCGAAAGACCCCGATCAGCAGGAGCGTCTCGCTACGGTGCTCTATGTGGCGCTGCAGGTCGTCAGCGACTGTAACACGCTACTCACCCCGTATCTGCCGCATATTGCCCAGCAAGTACACGAAACCTTAGGCCGTGACGGGGTGTGGGCTGCGAAACCAGAGATTCGCGAAGTCACCGACGACATGCCATGTCACCCGGTTGGCGTTGGGCTGCCAGAAGCTGGTCGCAGCTATCCGATTATTACCGGTGATTACACCAACCAGCAGGCGGTGTGGCGGCGCACTGAAATGGTGCCGGGTACCCCGTTGGCGAAGCCGCAGCCGTTGATCGCAAAACTCGATCCAAGCCTGGCCGAAACAGGAACTACTTGGGCGCCGGTAATCGCCGACGATGAAGATGACTAGCATAGCGCGAGCACCAGTGTGCTAGCGGCGGGAACACCCCCCCAAGCACCGGCACTGATTGTGGTCAGTTGGCCGGTGCTTGCTGTTCGATGCAGGGGGTGTTGAGCAGCCAACTGTGTGACTTTCCCCTGTGGTCGCAGCGTGCTGCGAAAATCGCCGCCGCCATCGGCCGGGCGCTGGTTAGAAGCACCAACCAGTGCCGCAGCGACGCTGGTACCAGCTAGCTACCAGAGCTGCCCTGGGATGACTGGGCAGCAGTGATTGCCTGCGAGTTTGCTAAACCTTGTTCGCTTAA
The Corynebacterium choanae DNA segment above includes these coding regions:
- a CDS encoding NADPH-dependent FMN reductase, with amino-acid sequence MTTTPHIGIFVGSIRDKRTSPAIGQWVHQVASDLVDTDSLSATFAIVDLQDHPVPPLTDELPPKARDGQYPDPQVARWAETVKAFDGFVFISPEYNASIPGTMKNAFDSIYVEWQEKPVSFVGFGSTGASTALKHWHDVVNRVGMAHTGEDVLLTFADDFADHKPAPRDSQRQTLTAQLRALVAAAQAAK
- the galE gene encoding UDP-glucose 4-epimerase GalE, whose protein sequence is MSKVLITGGCGFIGSTIGSALTDAGHSVVVLDNFSTGRKEFALDRPCYEGDIADPVILDQICADHPDIDVVVHCAASIVVPESVADPIGYYNNNVLGTLRLVEHLLQHGITRMLFSSSASFYGPAPDGEVTETSPIAPSSPYARTKAHVEAMLADVCQGTDFRLISLRYFNPIGADPQLRTGLALANPSHALGMLITKDRLGEPFTVTGTAWPTRDGSGVRDYVHVWDLAQAHVKAVEQFDTVVTGPDGAARSRAINLGTGAGTTVFELVDAYRSVTGSAIAVQSGPARPGDVAGAYASTQRAAAELGWRAQHSIEDGIRDTLAWFAHRGRVLPEFA
- a CDS encoding DoxX family protein translates to MDTPAVRDGALLLFRAILGVVFCAHGFEKLFIVGPAATTQYFQGLGIPQPGLIAWCTGAVELLGGALLVIGLLSTVVAGLLCVIVLGALWFQHAEHGFFIASGGFEYVLVLAAGLIMIVVFGPGRVSVDGLVYSRDRL
- a CDS encoding zf-HC2 domain-containing protein, translating into MIDCDAVQVALSARLDGEPYQPHDDVLDAHVSGCAACREFLDQAAHFKRLLALQQWQQHHTDQSPARAGETLGAGAGEQAAFSPITPAAMYPAPDLSQAILAGVDEVARARASRATLWLALGRIGLLIIGCICVTWAVLILGSTVHTVEGIEVVDPARVDATTRGQLAASLLVDAAAVRLAMACGCWFTAWRPSLAFGVLTVVAPLTAFSFGFTTRDVVLGFAGSQDVAGLLLLLCTTILLGLVGMYANSGHGVWRRWWRAANAQPE
- a CDS encoding alpha-amylase family protein, translating into MSDVGRTPIAWQVYPLGFTGAPVRPNGPEERQCVHRLGHLNEWLDYVVEMGCNMLILGPIFSADTHGYDTLDFFAIDPRLGDEQDFDALAQGCSERGIQLVLDGVFNHVAASHELVQTALAHGQNSSESELFRIDFAADPPRPAVFEGHESLVSFNHDSAAVADLVVEVMCYWAAKGVAGWRLDAVYAIDPDFWPGVLERVRDQYPDVFIFGEMIHGDYVDYVQRSTIDSVTQYELWKACWSALRDENFFELQWTLQRHNALLETFVPITFVGNHDTSRIASQVGDSKAVLAATLLFTLPGHPVVYYGDELGWHAHKEEKLGGDDAVRPMFPANPAQIEEHNQWMLSLYRELIALRRNFPQVTNGRVYDDEVSNTRLVYHVDDAHGQRVFDVELDVTERPTARVWVDGEQRFSWEAAC
- a CDS encoding dolichyl-phosphate-mannose--protein mannosyltransferase, with translation MATALAKPRRTLPPVTANRRETLAYVLILAIVSFTRLVALGRVTDYGTPIFDEKHYVPQAWNMVTSAQDFLTGGVELNPGFGLVVHPPLSKQLMAIGQALFGYTAFGWRISGAIAGIITVALLMLLVRRLTGQRLAGIITGVLACCDGVLLIESRFALLDIFLVTAVIVATYCLLRDRQAVTDRYQTILHTPVTAADPTGTGGTITGLPMVPAGQLGPNFGWRWWRFACGIALGCALSVKWSGLYYMAFFGIYIVAADMVLRFQAGEPRPVVTTLVKDSWKSFISLVIVPVLVYLWSFRAWFAGETTVYRHQINAGAIDDTSVLRWLPEPVASFLDYHRQVLSFHSSITSSSGHHHPWDSKPFSWLVAARPVLYYSDTDIDCAQGTCRKMIYLFGTPGIWWMTVPVVLIACYLLWRRHDTQLVLPLVGWAASFLPWVMVYDRQMYFFYAGPMVLFTIMLLAQVTTRVASWDTYQIRGKSVGKLLAASYLALVIWCFIVYVPIFYAILIPDELFDVLMFLPTWR
- the rsmI gene encoding 16S rRNA (cytidine(1402)-2'-O)-methyltransferase, which produces MNTTTDAAVCPANPIFTPSALAAVALPATGVAVVGTPLGNKYDVTLRQAAVLGRAQVIAAEDTRRVRSLAAAIGVSITGTVISNFDHNEDQRKAQLLALARTNLVAVVTDAGMPVVADPGYTLVAAAHDAGIPVTVIPGPSAVTTALAGAGLPAGGFRFVGFAPRKPAARTALFQSHIGAGDALVVFESPHRIAATLAVAREVFGDQQPAAVCRELTKTYEEYRRGSLAELCQWAAAGVKGEITLIIGPAAAVDEEDPASLVAQAESLVAEGMKLKAACRQVTEGTTVSKNDLYDAVLAARNEIVT